GTTTTATAAAATTGTTCTCAGATACCGCTACTCTGCTTAACGGAATCGTCTTCGAAACCTTGACGTTATTGCGCCAATCACATTGTTAAAAGCGGCATTTATTCAATAATTCGTGTAAAAAAAATTCTGTTTTCCTAATAAATTTAAGCTAAAGTAGAGACACATAGCCCTTATCAAAATTTTATTACACAGCCCGTGCCCGACAAACCTTTAAAAATACTATTGGTTGAGGATAACGAAGACGATATTTTCCTGTTTCATGAAATGATACGGGAAGAAAACCCCGTTCCCCTCCCTTCCATTGAAACCTGCCCCACCGCTGAAGAGGCCATAGAAAAATTGGCAGGCGCGACCTTCGACCTGTGTCTGTTTGATTATCATTTGGGAGAAACCGACGGAGTGGAACTGATTCGCAGGGTGCGCAGTCAATGGGCGAACCTGCCGCTCATCCTGCTGACAGGGCACGGCGACCAGGAAATCGCAGTTCAGGCCATGAAAGCCGGAGCCAACGACTACCTCAACAAAGACAAGTTATCCGGCAGCGCTCTTATCAACAGTTTTCGCTATTGTTTGAAAATTGCGCACGAAGGGGAAATGCGCCTGCTTGCCGAGAACCAGCTGAAGCAATCGCATGACGACTTGCAGGAATCCCTGCGTAAACTTCAATCCGCTCAAACGCAAATCCTGCGCTCGGAAAAACTCGCCGGGATTGGACGTCTCGCCGCTGGAGTCTGCCACGAAATACTGAATCCTCTGAATATCATATCCGGTCATTCCCAGGCTCTGCTGATGGAACGCAAAAATGACCCGGTTCTGGCCGATGATCTGAAATCGATCATGGAAGAAGTGCATCGCATTGAAAAAATCATCAGCAGTCTTTTGAAACTATCGCGCAAGCAGGATGTTGAACTCAAAAAGGAGAAGATCAACGTCGTGCTGGAGTCGGTGCTGTCGGTCATGGAAAAAGACCTTCACCTGCAATCGATCAACGTGGAAAAACAACTGGCCCTCAAGCTACCGGATATTTTGATCGACACCGATCAAATGCGGCAGGTGTTTCTCAACTTGATCAACAACGCCAAATACTCCATGCCCAATGGCGGCACGCTAACCGTTTCTACTTCCATGCACACGAAGGACCGGCGCATATTCAAACGCGATGAATTCAAACTGAACAACCCGAACACCCTGCGCATCCAATTCAAAGATACCGGATACGGTATCGAGGAAAGCGATCTGGAAAAATTATTCGAACCCTTCTTCACCACAAAACCGGAAGATCAGGGAACCGGTCTGGGGCTGAGCATCTGCCATTCCATCATCGAAAAGCACGGCGGTTCCATCGAAGCGGAAAACCTTCCGCAACGTGGGGCCAACTTCACGATCGACCTACCCATCGTAAACAATCGGTTGGGAACCATCGGAACCAAGCTACCCATCCGCAGGACCTGACAAAGGCGATCCCGCCTTCTATTCAAACCAAGATTGTGATAGCGCTGTTGATCGGAACGATCAGCGGAGAAAATCCAGCAAGGTGGGTTGGATGATGCGCGCCGTGGAACTGAGCGTCGCCTGCAATGCAAATTCCAGATTGGCCAGTTCCGAAGCCTGCTCGGTGAGGTCGGCGTCCTCGATATTAGAGATCTGTTCTTTTTGAAAAACGATTTCCTGGGCATGAACGTTTGCCGTCGAATCGATTCTTCCCTGAACGCTTCCAATGATCGCGCGCGATTCATTCACCGCCGCCAGCGCGGAATCGAGGTTCGCCAGACTGGCAAGGATGCCGCTGTTATCGTCGCGCTCCAATGCGTTTTTAAGGTCGAACAAAGTGTTCAGAACATTCAGTCCGCCTCCCAGGCCCAGGCTCTCCGCCGTGGTTCCCGTACCGATGTCGTTGACCACCGCAACCGTTGTGGAACTGTTCGACGCGATCCGCAATCCATTACCCGCCGAGTTGATGCTTGCCGTCACATTGAATCCCGCGGCGTTGATCGTGTTGAGCACGTCACCAATCGTCGCGGCTGAAGCCAGACTCACCGTCCCCGAGGCGGCGCCGTTGACGATACTGATGTCGCCCAGAGTGAGACCCGCGCCATTCTTTAATTGTGAAATCTGGGTCGTCGAAGTGATGACCGGATTGATGTCGGTTCCAACCAGATTGCCGTCGCGCGAACCAAAAATACCAAGTTCGGACGCCGTCGTTCCGGTTCCAACTTCGGCGACAACAAGCTCGCCGGTGATGACGGAACTGGAGTCCACCAGCTGAATGCCGTTGTTGCTCGAATTGATCGAAGCTGTGATGTTCAGTCCTGCCGAATTGATAGAAGAGATCACGTTTCCCAGAGTCTGTCCCGCGCTCACCAGTATCGTTGCGCTGTTGCCGCCCCGATCGGTCAGGGTGAATGTACCCGCGCTCACCCCGGTTCCGCCATTCATGCTGGAAAGAGCCGTAGCTGTAGTAACAGAGGGGTTTAAATCCACCGCCAGCACATCGGAACCGGGCAGGGCAAATTCAAGCGAAGTATTGCTCGCCACCGCAATGGTGAAATTTTCCGTATTGCCCTTGTACACCGCCCCAGAAGCGCTCAACTCAAAAGGCGAGGTGCGCGTCTGTGTCCCAGAAAAAACGTATTGGTTCTTCGCCTTGGTGTTTCCCGCCTGCAAGGCTTCCTGCAATAATTTGTCGACCTCTCCTGCGGCGAAATCTCGAGTCGCCGAAGTGGCCGTTCCCGCCAGCCCCTGGATCGCCAGTTCTTTAGAGCGATTGAGAGCGCTGCCAACCGTGCTCAACGCCGTGTCGGCGCTTTGAATAAAGATGCGGTTGTTTTCAATATTGCGAACGAACTGCTGGCGTTGTTTGATGCTCGAACGCAGAGCCAGAGAATCCCGCATACCGCTGGGATCGTCCGAGGGCTTCAGAATTCTCTTTCCCG
This window of the Candidatus Nitrohelix vancouverensis genome carries:
- a CDS encoding response regulator, coding for MPDKPLKILLVEDNEDDIFLFHEMIREENPVPLPSIETCPTAEEAIEKLAGATFDLCLFDYHLGETDGVELIRRVRSQWANLPLILLTGHGDQEIAVQAMKAGANDYLNKDKLSGSALINSFRYCLKIAHEGEMRLLAENQLKQSHDDLQESLRKLQSAQTQILRSEKLAGIGRLAAGVCHEILNPLNIISGHSQALLMERKNDPVLADDLKSIMEEVHRIEKIISSLLKLSRKQDVELKKEKINVVLESVLSVMEKDLHLQSINVEKQLALKLPDILIDTDQMRQVFLNLINNAKYSMPNGGTLTVSTSMHTKDRRIFKRDEFKLNNPNTLRIQFKDTGYGIEESDLEKLFEPFFTTKPEDQGTGLGLSICHSIIEKHGGSIEAENLPQRGANFTIDLPIVNNRLGTIGTKLPIRRT
- the flgL gene encoding flagellar hook-associated protein 3, whose amino-acid sequence is MVTRVTAKAVQDSTLRNVFRITENLFNAQKQISTGKRILKPSDDPSGMRDSLALRSSIKQRQQFVRNIENNRIFIQSADTALSTVGSALNRSKELAIQGLAGTATSATRDFAAGEVDKLLQEALQAGNTKAKNQYVFSGTQTRTSPFELSASGAVYKGNTENFTIAVASNTSLEFALPGSDVLAVDLNPSVTTATALSSMNGGTGVSAGTFTLTDRGGNSATILVSAGQTLGNVISSINSAGLNITASINSSNNGIQLVDSSSVITGELVVAEVGTGTTASELGIFGSRDGNLVGTDINPVITSTTQISQLKNGAGLTLGDISIVNGAASGTVSLASAATIGDVLNTINAAGFNVTASINSAGNGLRIASNSSTTVAVVNDIGTGTTAESLGLGGGLNVLNTLFDLKNALERDDNSGILASLANLDSALAAVNESRAIIGSVQGRIDSTANVHAQEIVFQKEQISNIEDADLTEQASELANLEFALQATLSSTARIIQPTLLDFLR